One Salvia splendens isolate huo1 chromosome 1, SspV2, whole genome shotgun sequence genomic window, ACACAGCAGTGATAATTATAGATGAATCCATTTTAGAAAAACATTAGACAATTCCAAACATAATAACGCTGAAGAAAAGAGCAGCACCGACGCcaataaaaccaaaaaaaacaCCGCAAAAACAGGAGTCAGAATCCGAATGTACAATGCTCAAACTAAGCAAAAACAATTCCACATGAAAACCAGAGTCACGtttaattcacaaaaaaaaacgaaattaaGGCAGTAATCCATACTGTTGGCCCTCATCGAAGGCAGGAAGAGGGGGCTCCTCGTTGTTGTAGTGCGCCACCAGTGTGTCGAAGCAGTACACCACCATCTCCCTATTGGCCGACACCATTTTCTATTAAATTCAAAAACTAAAATTCGTGTAGCAACAGATACAAAGAGAGAGTGAATTTGATACGATCGGAAACCGAATCGGGTGTTAGCAGACAGAGAGAAGGATTGAAAAGTGGATTTTTAGGGTGGCGATGGATGGAGTAAGGAACTACTCTTTCTGCCCTTTTGTGAGAGATTTCGAAAAAAGGGgtcaatttaatttttcagtgatttttatttttttatttcctttctcttctttatttttattattcatcTCCCTACATTTATAATTGACTAAATTATCCCCACAAAATTGAACCCAAATTTTGACAAAACAGACGAGATAATTCGATTGAAATTTCCTTGACTTTGTTGTTGCAGTAGATCCACCAGAAAATGAAGTAAACTATATTCAATTGTTCAAACTAATTTTATTCAcaaaatgaattatatatgttgTCAGTAGAACGATTGCTTATTATTTGAAATTGGAATTGTACTCTGATAGCCATGATATATTTTCTGGGGCAAGATTGATGATTTTGCAACGTGCTTGCATATAAAGAATTGCAATGGGAAGATCATACAATTAATGACATCTGCAAAAAAGGTTTCTATACTTTGGGAACAACACTTGCAGAACCATTATCTGGTGGATCTACTGCAACAGCGAAATCAAGGGAAATTTCGATCCCTCTTTGGAGAATGATCTTTGTCTGTTTTTAAGAATTTGGTTTCAATTTCGAGGGGATAATTTGGTCAATTGATAAATGTTTGGGATGGATAATAAgagaaaaaagattaaaaaggcTAAAATCCCTTATTATGAAAAAATCGCATGCCTCGATCCCATATTTCGAACGGTAAgcaaatttaatcccaaattttGAAAGATCAGCGAAATTAATCCTTTTTTTCCGAAATCTCTCCCCTTTTGTTCACTAATAATTAGCTTTTGTTTATcaaattatactcctatataattttaaattgaattgaatcGAATCAAATTAAGTTGTATAGAAAAGATCAGGCCCACATACTACTACCTCTGTCCACTTGAAATAGACAtagttgtactccctccgtcccccaaatattgtctaATTTTGAcccggcatgagttttaagaaatgtaataaaaagtgagttaaaaaagttagtagaatgtatgtcctacttttatatactaattttataataaaatgtgagtaaaaatgagttagtggaatatggggtccactacaaaaaatggtaaaaagtgaaatgtgacaaattttgtgggacgaacggaaatagaaaaatgggacaaactttcagggatgaAAGGAGTatatgacatgagttttaatatacaattggtaaaataagaaagacgaaaaaaagaaagaaatagtggattgtgggatccacattattaatactaatatttaaatgtttaaaattttcaatttgtctaatttttgtggacaacccaaaatggtaaaactagtctattttctGTAGACGGAGATAGTAATaactataaatataaaatatttaaatatttcataGACATTATTGAGGTAATTAAAGGATAATGTTCAGTTTTATTATTAAAGGATAATGTTTAACCATTGTATTTCTATATTTTATATCTATATGAGTCATTTAATCTTTatgaaaaagagtgaactacatcaaATATCCCTAACGTTTCCGAAAGTTTCGTTGCAggcccctaacaaaaaaaaatatctccaCATAACCCTAACCTTCAAGGTAATCACAAATCGTGTTTTTGTAGCCAATTTTCGGACCATTTTGCCCAAATGCCTTCAGGGGCTTTTCAGTAAACTTCCACATAATAGGGGGACATGCACCGCAGACCTAATCTGGCGTTGCAGAGCTACCCTATGGACTACCACTGTTCACAATCATTTCATTCCCACCCATTCGACCTATACATCTGTAATGCACAAATAGTATGATTCTTAATTCCCCATTTTCACTCCTGCACTCATTCACTCATTCTTGCACTCTTTCCTTCAGGCATCCATATCGCTGAGTTTGACATCGCAATTTTTAGGTGAGTTATTCCACTGTTCTGTGACCGGTTAAAATGTATGATGTTTTTAGTTAACATTTGGGGGTTTTTTGTTCAATTGGCGGCTGATTTCGGTTTTGTTCAATTGGGGTTTTTTTCCCTATCGCTGAGTTTCACATCGCAATTTAGGTAATTTATTGGGTTGTGACCGACCGGTAAAAGGTAGGGTGTTTTTAGTGAGTTCATGCGGctgattttggtttttttcAATTGGGGTATTTTTTCCCTATCGCTGAGTTTCACATCGCAATTTAGGTAATGTATTGCCTTGTGACCGGTAAAAGGTATGGTGTTTTTTGCAAGTTCATGCGACTGACGTTGGTTGTGTCTTAGGGTGTGTCATTCCAATTTTTGGGCATTCGTTTGTCAAACATTGTTGGTTACTGAGATGTGACAACATTGTTGGTTAACATTTTCAAATTAGGTCCTTACTACAATGTCTGCCTCTAGTTCACAATCTTTCGGCTCAAGTTTCAATTGGGATTGGCCGCGTCCTCAAACTGTGTACTGTCAGCATGATATTGAGGCAGAGCTCGTGATATCAAGGTCGGCTGCTAATCCTGGGCGACGTTACTATCGTTGTCCAATATGGAAGGAAGACGATTGTAGATTCTTTCGTTGGTTTGATTCGGGTCTATCGCCAAGCCAGGACACGTACTTTCAAAGAATCAAGCTCGAACGAGATAGGTTTGAAGAACAACTCCGATGCAAGAATAATGAGGTGTGTGATCTTGAAGAAAAATTATGCAAGAATAGTGAGGAATGTGAAGAGTTGAAGTTAACTTTGAGCATGAAGACTGAGGAGTGTCAACGTGTTAGTGTAGAAGTTGTTAAAATCACCAAAATGTGTCGAAAAATGAAGATCTTAATATTGGTTTTATGTGTTGTAATTTTTTTCCTAATGTAATGATACCACTTGTGCATCACCGAACTTATAAGGGGAATTTTGATAAGAGATTATTGTACACGATTGAAGTAGGTTCCCActtgaaatttaaattataataacaaCTTACGTACCCCGCTTTTTCGCGAAATTCCACCGTAAGTACCCAGCTTTTGTTGAATACCACCCGATGGACAAAACTTCCTATGAAATAACATTTTGGGTACATAGTTAGACTATATGCAGTACTCAATCAATTACTGAACACAGAAGAAGGTTCTAAACCAAAAGCATACACAAAAGTATACACTGAATTAATAGAACAAAAATACTGCTTGTAAAAAACAACCATACTTGATCCCACAGTTAAACcaacacttaaaccatactgtTTGTCAAAACAACCACACTTAAACTAACACCATTTTGAGACATTTCAGGTTCTCACACTTGATCCACGCTAACATTCAATCCCGATCCCCGCAACGGCCACATCGTTGCTGCTGAGTCGTAGCGCGACGTGTGTTGGCCCTTGAACCAGTGGGATTGCTCTGCAACCAACAACAACACGGTCAAATTGACTACCAATGGATAGGAAACAAAAAGTGAAAAATTGATAATGGAAACTACCTCTTGGGTTGGACGCGTAGACTGACGTGTGCGAGGTCGTCCCCGACGAGGTTGATTGGTCTGTAACAAACAAGCCATTAACATACATGGCAACGGTTAGGGCATTAATATAACTAACGACATAATTGTACCTCTTGGTTTGGAGCAATGGTAGATGACTCAGCCCTAACACCGCCATCCGTCGTGGGAGGCTCACTTGGATGTGAACTCTCTCCAACTTCGGTTCGAGCATCAACACGGGGATCATTGGTGCATGTCCTCCTGTTATGACCCTCTTGTCCGCACCGACGATATCTAAGTACAAATGTTTGTCGGAGTGACTCAGATCCATCCGCATGATGACGAACTTGGGCCTCTTCACGCCTCACTTTCTTTGGCCGTCCACTCTGTCTCTTCGTCTGTGGGGGTGCCAGTACAAATCCAACCTCAGTATTCTTGGGCCAGTTATCAATCCCATTAATTGGGAATATGACATTCTCGTATAGAATCAACATTGTTGACCGCAAATAATAGCGGGAGACGTAATCTGATACATCCTTCCCATTCTTGTTAATTGTAGCAATGGCATGAGTGCACGGGATCCCAGTCAGCTGTCATGATCTGCACGAGCAAGTAAATTCACACATGTTTACTACATATTGTCCTGCCGGTCCCGACACTTGGTACTCATCCTGCTCGTTCCATGTGGATCTCCAGGAATACGCCCTCGCGTACAACTTATCGACGATCTCTTTGATAACTAGTGGCAGTGCGTGATCGTATGCTTTGATCCACTGGCCTCTGATCTGAATCCTCTCCATCTGACTCGTCCGGATATCCTCTAGCATTGTGATAATGGCCAGCTCGCGTGTAATTGATATCTTCGAATTAAATATCTCGCAGATGTTGTTAAGGATTATATCACCGCAAACATGTGACGCGAAATATgctttcacccacttttcttttgGAGCAACACCGAATAGGTATTGATGCGCTTGCGAATATATAATCCGTAATGCGTCCATCATCTCCCCGTATTGTTCGGTGGTTGTGCTCGATGCAAGCTCCTACAGTAATTCCTTAAAATTTTCCCCAATGAACctcttcttgaaattgttgtagATGTGCTGAACACAGAAGCGATGCTCGCTGTGTGGGAAATCCTCCACTATGGCTTTTGCAAGACCCTACCAAATTCATGCAACACATGAGCACATGTTTAGGCCATATCACAACATCTATAATTCATGCAACACATTAATATTTAGTGCTAAATAACAGATAATGTACGTTTATTCAATTAATCACATTTACAGTATGCACTATTTGTTGAAATCACATTAGTAGTACCTTCTGCTGATCAGACATGAAGACGTATCTTGGGGCATTATCCTGTATTCGAAGGTCCTCCGAGAGGTATGTAAGGAACCATTTCCACTGTTCGTAGCTCTCGCACTCAGTCACTGCCCACGCAATAGGCCACCAACCGTTGTTTGGATCAATTCTCATGACAGTCATAAGTTGTCCTCGGTACATACCTCTCAAGAAACAGGAATCCAAGAAAATAATTGGACGGCAAAAATGCATCCACCCAGTTTTCAACGGTCCTAGGCAACAGTAAAACCTCAGGAATCGCGGACCATCCACTTCAGGATCCCTGAAGTTTTCGTAGTGTATATGCACACTCGACCCAGGATGTGTTCGTTCCAATTCAGATTTATAGTCGAACAGTTTCCGGTATTGGCGTCCGGCCTTGCCAAAAATACCTTCCAATGCAGTGTCTCTTGCGCGGTATGCCTTCATTCTACCAACTTTCAGCCCGAACTCCTCATCCACACACTGTCGTATCACTGACAATGGAATGTGGGGATTCACTTTGATTTTCTCCAAGTATCGCTCGGCTAGCCACTTTGACGTGAGCCATCTCTGATCCAACACTTGCGAACACGTGTGAGCATGATCTCTCTGCATAGTTATTACCACATAATCGGTATTGTTGTGGGATTCTATCTTCCTTGCATACACATACCATTCACATGCCTTGCCTCTACATATGGCACGAAGTCGCTTGCCATCATTTTTTGCTACATGGACAGGTCTTCTGGTCATTATCGCGTACTAGCGAATGACCTCGTAGAAGAAATCTCGATCCTTAAAAATATCACCAGGCTTCCAAACTGGAACTCTCTGGTCAGTTTGAATGGGGTGTACTTTATACCATTCTTCTCTAACCCCTCCAAATCTTCTAGATCCTGCAGATCCTGTACCTCATCAACTGTTTCTTGATCGCGTAATGGGTTTGCATCCGTCTCGCTCCTTTGTTCTACAACACGAGAACACTTGCGCCGTTTCTTCGACCCTCCACTACCATCACCAGTCGAATGTCCAGACCCCTGTCCTTCGGGCTCCACTTCCGCCGACCGTTGTTGTTCCCCAACTTCATCTGGTTGTTGCTGATGTAGGGATTCGTAATAGGATGTAAATAGTTGCTCATCCCGACACATGTTTGCCAAAGAGATAAAATGTCCAACCTcgtcctcatcatcatcatcactcggAGAACCCTCGTTATGAAGATGGCATCCGTCCGGCACATACTCCACGGTAGGGCAATTTTCCTCATTGTGGGGTAATTGTCCTGCATTTGGTTCGGGAATAGGAGTTGCACCTATCGCTTGCACAGGGGTCTGCAAGTCGGCCATGAACTCTTCAAGGGTTATGTCCTCAACAACTGGGAATGATGAATTGTCAGTCTGAATGTCTGCTTGAGGTTGACACCCAATAACCATTACCGGATGGTATACGTCTTCTGCCGAACCATGTACACCCTAAGTAAAAACAGAACAGTATCAACACATACgaacacaaacaaaacagaaCAAAATCACAAATGGGGTACTAAATCATTCATGTAAATCACAACTCACAAACGTGGGTAATATATCCATACAAGTTTATTTGGCTTCACAAGTAATTACCTCATGCACGTGTGCATGGAAGTCTTCTCCTCCAACTTCCTCGACATCAGCCACAGCTTCACCTTCATCTGGCATTGGTTGTGGTATAGCTTCAACAATGTCTGGGACTATTTCGACTTGTGGCATAACTTCATTTGGTATGGGGACTGTTTGAACTTGTGGCATAACTTCAATAAATTCTGGGACAGGTTCAACTTGTTGTGGCATAATTTCGATGAATGCTGGTATACCATCTGATACTTTTCCATCCTCGGCTGCTACCTCTTCAAAGGCTTTCTCCAGATTTTGACGGGCTACCTCGGCGTCCCTTTTCCTCCTAACACAGTCAGTTTCTAGACTATTTATAAGAAATTCCTCAAACTCTACATCTTTTTCATACCACCCAATCATCAAAGGCTGCTTGTTTTGCACAACCACAGGCTCCTGCATTCTCTTCCTTCTCGGTGGACGCACTGGGGCAGTTGGCTGAGGTTCGTCAATCTCTTCAATAATCACTCCTGTGGATTTCGCAGGCCAGAATTTGAGAACCTCTTGCGTTTCATCTTTCATCTTTTTTAGTATAGCGTATGCCCGGGTAATCTCCACCACGTATATGTGAACTAACTTTGTGCTCGTCGCAGCAACTTTGAGGAATTCAACTAGGTGTTCATCCTCAACAATGGGCGTCAACGGGCCTCCTACGGCCTTGGCCCCACATCCAGGATTGTACTTAGGATGACAGTAATAAAACTCGCATATTGTCTTCCTGTCATACTTCAACTTAAGTAACATACTAGACAAGTCTATCAGCCAGAAGTGGTTAACGTCGCACTCGTCGAAGTAAGTCAGTCCACCCCCAACATACTTCTTCTCTTCTTTGGTTTTGAAGAACGCACCACCATGATGGAACGCAACGGAAAACTTACCACGAGCGTTCCCTGTGAAGAATATTCAAAATCAGACAAactatgaaataaaattaaatcaaaccaAGACATATTTCTAAATTaacaatatttacaaatttcGGAGCCTTAAATCACAAACTGAGCCTATCTACAAGTGAGAATATCACATACCGAGCCAATCTACGTGTGAATTTGAAAATTGCgtttttcaatttcatttcacTTACTGTATTCTTCTTCGGGATAGAAAAAATCCAATTCAGGATCTCGGACATCCCAGGTTTCCGCGTCCACATCGATTACCTTCGGTCGACGTCTGTGTGGTCGTGGTGGCGATGACGATGACgatggcggtggcggtggtgtCCGATGTTTTTTACGCCGAGGCCCATTGCGTGAGGAGGAAGCACCAGACGACCCAGCCCGCTTTCATTTTAGGGCCATTCATGCAAGAACCGTCAGAGGCGAAGGAGAGGTTACTGAGAGGGGTGTGGGAGAGGTTAAGTGGTGTGGAGGTTAAGTGGGGTGGAGGCGAAGGATTTTACTCGTGAATAATTTGAAAATGTTTCAAATACCCACCCCATGCCTTTTTTTAATCTCAAACGAGTCCTACGTAATGGCTGCACAATATGTCACATCGCCGGCGAACCCAACCATCCCCTACATCAGCCACAGTGACCTTGACAGCAGGGCAGCCCAAGCTCATGTCAGCCAATGGACAGAATTGACGGTAATGCCCTTTAAGGCCTAAAGGGCAATATAGTCACAAAAAACACGATTTGTGATTACCTTGAAGGTTAGGGTTATGTggagatattttttttgttaggggccAGCAACGAAACTTTCGGAAACGTTAGGGATATttgatgtagttcactctatgaaaaatatgaactagaaatattttaatttagtatACTTCCTCTGTCCGTGAATAGAAGTCCCGTTTtatcatttcggtccgtccgtgaataggagtcccgttttttctTACCATATTTAGAAACAGTAACCACCCTTCATTATTCACATAAATTTCAAAACTGCTATTAAAAAATCCCTAAATTAATGTGACTTCatttaattttaagattttatgAAAAATCTGAACTATAAATATGAAGTATGTTCGTACATCGAGCAATAATTTTATTCTTTGTTTTCCAAAAACATCATTTTCAGTTCCAAATTTTTTGAAATACATCATTAGCGTTAAAAATCTGAATATGAAATATTCAGTTCATCCGCCAACAATGTATCCTTCTGTATGTCGTCTCGTTGGgccaatataaaataaaatgctaaCATGTCAGAATCTAGCACAGTCAATGCACCTCGTCTAAATAATATAAGTGACAAaaatttaattctaaattaaataatatagaaaCGATTTATATTTTCAGTCACGATCATCTATTTGAAACGTATATAGTATATACTCCTTATGTCCCACTATAAAAGGGCCCTTTTTTAGCCGATGTTTTACGAATATGATAATAAATACTACgcagtactccctccgtcctggaCTACttgcacatttccttttcgacacggagattaatgaatgagtgtatagcaaagtcaacaattgcggctgtaggtgataatttttactaaaaatggaaatagtgcaaataacttgggacgcccagaaaggaaataagtgcaagtagtccgggacggagggagtatttaaattggagagaaagtaaaattaAGAGATAAAACAATATAAAAGAGAGTTGTATCTACGACATTCAAGCAACATATGCCATTTTTGGACGGTGTTTTCTTCATGAAACCCCATAAATTCAAGTCTACTTTGTGattatttttctcaattatatatgatagtatatatatttatactctGTCGGAATTATGATAagtatatcattttatctagaaaaaaaaacttattattttgtttattttattttattttttatgactAACATTAGCGGCTTGAAGGAATAAAATTATAccccctccgtccgccattaggagtcccgggcacactcgttttataaaaatgataaagtaagagagaataatgttgagaaACTCTATATTGTGTTGTTAACATCTTAATACCTAAAATTAAGAAAGTTAAACGGGACCATCGCCGAGAAGTCGACCTCTTGTCTGATGATACATAAGTCATGAGTAAAATCAGAGTCCATTATTAGTTGCGGTAGATAATGGTCATAGTTAGagctattttttttcttttctcaatTCACTCAGGCTCAGCACAACAACAAATACACCACATTGTTTTCCCGCATCGTTGACACATGAAACATGGCTCAACACCACCCTAGATAAATATGGGATAATTGTTCATTACCAAAATCATGCAGCTGCGCGCCGCACATAGCGAACTATTCTTTCGCCTTTTACTAAAGAATATTGTGTCTTCGTCGCTGTTCAAACAACATACGACATTTTTGGAGGGTTTTTCTTCATGAAATCCCAAAAATTCAAGTATAATTTGTGATTAATTATCTCAATTACATActgtagtatatatatatttatactctATTGGAAATCTGATaagtatatcattttatcaagcaaAAAAAACTtactattttgtttttttttttcatttatgacTAACATTACCGGCTCGAAGGAATACAATTATAATGATTTAAGGTATTCTCAACTTAGTTTTTCTAACtgaaataaatgaagaaaaaatagcaactattcaCCAAATGTTCATAATTTCCAATAAAACTTATAAATAGACAAAGAGAGCTTAAAATAAATCAACCAATTAAGTGACAAACTAATGAACGAAACTACCtaatcccacatcgaaagtgtgGTAGATGGAGTATGAGAAACGAAATTCATTAAAGTGagaaaagaaaatcaaaataCATACTTAAATGGACAGGTCAATGTGCTATCCATAAGGCCTATCGCCTAGGTTGGCGACCTCCATTGCACTTTGGGGGTGCCTGCCTAAGATCGGCCCTAGTGGTAGAGTCTGCGTCATAATTTGTTCTAGAGGGGGTCTGTGTTC contains:
- the LOC121784906 gene encoding uncharacterized protein LOC121784906, whose amino-acid sequence is MTRRPVHVAKNDGKRLRAICRGKACEWYVYARKIESHNNTDYVVITMQRDHAHTCSQVLDQRWLTSKWLAERYLEKIKVNPHIPLSVIRQCVDEEFGLKVGRMKAYRARDTALEGIFGKAGRQYRKLFDYKSELERTHPGSSVHIHYENFRDPEVDGPRFLRFYCCLGPLKTGWMHFCRPIIFLDSCFLRGMYRGQLMTVMRIDPNNGWWPIAWAVTECESYEQWKWFLTYLSEDLRIQDNAPRYVFMSDQQKGLAKAIVEDFPHSEHRFCVQHIYNNFKKRFIGENFKELL